In a genomic window of Oceanispirochaeta sp. M1:
- a CDS encoding flagellar filament outer layer protein FlaA, giving the protein MKKTILLSLILTIALSGMIFAQDAGDPNPEQIGISSAQQKLKEISVSKMEDAGLWYGVMASDEGLIQIRRFEGSPIDKEPVEGEEEAGIDEPDINVLGAKVSFYRRGMSTFSLRPIRPLPIEGITKTISVWVAGRNTNHVLQLEISDHFGNTAFINMGKLNFVGWKKVTVSVPPSIVQRDYHYNNRMGITIQGFNILCDLDETYGSYYIYLDDIRAVSDLFAEESRDEDDILDAW; this is encoded by the coding sequence ATGAAGAAAACTATTTTATTGAGCCTGATTTTGACTATTGCCTTAAGTGGAATGATTTTTGCACAGGATGCCGGCGATCCTAATCCTGAACAGATCGGTATAAGCTCTGCTCAGCAGAAGCTGAAAGAAATTTCCGTATCTAAAATGGAAGATGCCGGACTCTGGTATGGAGTTATGGCTTCTGATGAAGGTCTGATTCAGATCAGACGTTTTGAAGGTTCTCCCATTGATAAAGAGCCTGTCGAAGGTGAAGAAGAAGCAGGTATTGATGAACCCGATATTAATGTATTGGGTGCAAAGGTTTCCTTTTATAGAAGAGGGATGAGTACTTTTTCTCTCAGACCTATAAGACCCCTTCCTATTGAAGGAATTACAAAGACTATCTCTGTATGGGTTGCCGGTAGAAACACCAATCATGTACTTCAGCTGGAAATATCCGACCATTTCGGAAATACAGCTTTTATCAACATGGGTAAACTCAACTTTGTAGGTTGGAAGAAAGTAACAGTATCTGTACCTCCTTCCATAGTACAGAGAGATTATCACTACAACAACAGAATGGGTATCACCATTCAGGGATTCAACATTCTCTGTGATCTGGATGAAACCTATGGTAGTTACTATATATATCTGGATGATATCAGAGCCGTTTCAGACCTCTTCGCTGAAGAGAGCAGAGATGAAGATGACATCCTTGATGCTTGGTGA